ACGCTTAGCTGAACAAATTTTTGAAGATTTAGCATTTCCGCGTCATGAGAATGATTTCAATACTCTGTCTGACTATATAGAAACGCATGGAGATTTTACATTATCTATGTCTGTGTTTGATGATTTATACGAAGAATACACTGAATGGTTAAAATTTTAGCATACACATTTTAAGAGGTCGGGACGTAAGCGTTTAAGATTTGAATTGCTTAAAATGATAAACAAATATGATAATACCATATTTGTTGAATCGTGATAGCAAATCTTTCAAACCTG
The DNA window shown above is from Staphylococcus sp. M0911 and carries:
- a CDS encoding YozE family protein, whose protein sequence is MKNYSFYQFAMTVRGRKDDKGRLAEQIFEDLAFPRHENDFNTLSDYIETHGDFTLSMSVFDDLYEEYTEWLKF